A window from Pangasianodon hypophthalmus isolate fPanHyp1 chromosome 16, fPanHyp1.pri, whole genome shotgun sequence encodes these proteins:
- the ttc34 gene encoding uncharacterized protein ttc34 — MDALHLGLGAVELCRQADKIYTAGDVKRAAALYTQAFGCNAGSTMAHMRSLDRACVEQIISSLEAWLDGHEMTQKPMEGISKGLGAVFLSTLCPNNVSASVFKMESVLLGAAHGSDEIFARCSSLLEEKRTPRPEGPTRVIVELTRALACLISDPHNPKGPLLYLQAFLANRSETVRLVKGRHAEHLPRIVKAFFEQMSPKFPILHAECKLEDSLNYEKKTEDLPLSESVDFLVAISPENTLVRELQGAVLFSLGIFDESAEALSLALQLAEIQTDTKSNLDLAVMGATPERRASLLVARAAACFSASGRVSEACRDLAEGFAVHPATARHQFQTMFSENGIAAVVRFELRHQAERGLSNFKETVLQRSDLRSCAGVELLDPVIAQLRALCHLEPDGGARELRVRLADCLLLHGEFKEALSISSQLAAATPLNYQNTIQVLRGFSRLLSEDHQGALEDFQAVIEHSAPHPPSCVRALCGRGLLRMMAGSHYLTALDYITASRLQHQDTALTIRCLVPWNYRGLLCTVLLEQGREMLEEFAGQRNISGANAVKEHQINNQLPAAKQMKDHQSMMTAEGYTINKEGMAVGVHALAVLLMELQQDEDSPQILAADALYQLNRVEEAYRILLCMERTSSRSPVLARLALLQLHRGFLYDANQLLKKLIHCGDTSCLSSLLSVAALKDRALLEKHCHNASKRILHSQQEESAIREAVAYLSIAIMASGGEATDSLLERARCYILLGQRKTAIFDFTAILKEHRNHVQALCGRGFTYLMLNQQKEATQDILAALQVDAEEVTLSIQSLKDKARKLICEWLQQHCRARLSTILSTNSIPCQQDCLKEAFLISGVLMKTDYRDPRWHLLYIDSLLARGDLKAAGTHLLQVFGQEPRDAAAQARWGVVESWKKNYRSAVKCLSVVSEKDPSVLDFLLTLIQPQQKTRLSQAASQEASRVSESGQWERAVALLTVAVQALDGTKLQHLRQRAACLAQLGLNEKAVSDLDRVILSHSQDSSEEAKVKAEDLCRRGRSLLSCSRDEVALNDFCQALELHTEQALLCVEAGPGRHRLAELFLRFALQNYGEQQLDKAWRLTESGLRVDSSHAELRRLKARIKREVSGTCIVH, encoded by the exons ATGGATGCCCTCCATCTGGGTTTGGGAGCAGTGGAGCTGtgcagacaggcagacaaaaTCTACACAGCTGGAGATGTTAAGAGAGCTGCAGCTCTGTATACACAAGCATTTGGGTGCAATGCAGGATCCACTATGGCCCATATGCGCAGCTTGGACAGGGCCTGTGTAGAACAGATTATTTCAAGTCTGGAAGCTTGGCTTGATGGACATGAAATGACACAGAAGCCTATGGAGGGAATTAGCAAAGGACTGGGCGCAGTATTCCTGTCAACCTTGTGTCCCAATAATGTTTCTGCCTCAGTTTTTAAAATGGAGTCAGTCCTGCTAGGGGCTGCCCATGGCTCTGATGAGATCTTCGCCCGATGTTCATCTCTTCTGGAGGAAAAAAGGACGCCTCGTCCAGAGGGTCCTACACGGGTAATTGTGGAGTTAACTAGAGCTCTTGCCTGCTTGATTTCAGATCCCCATAACCCCAAAGGCCCTCTGCTGTATCTGCAGGCTTTCCTTGCAAATAGAtcagagacagtgagactggTCAAAGGTCGGCATGCGGAGCATTTGCCTCGAATAGTCAAAGCTTTCTTTGAGCAAATGTCCCCAAAATTCCCCATTCTTCATGCTGAGTGCAAATTGGAAGACAGTCtcaattatgaaaaaaagactGAAGATCTCCCCCTCTCTGAATCAGTTGACTTTTTAGTTGCTATTTCACCTGAGAACACACTAGTGAGAGAACTTCAGGGAGctgtgttgttttccttgggCATATTTGATGAAAGTGCTGAGGCTTTGTCCCTGGCTCTGCAACTGGCAGAAATCCAGACAGATACAAAATCAAACCTGGATCTGGCTGTAATGGGAGCGACACCAGAGAGGAGAGCTAGTTTACTCGTGGCCAGAGCAGCTGCCTGTTTTTCAGCAAGTGGACGAGTGAGTGAAGCTTGCCGAGACCTTGCTGAAGGTTTTGCTGTCCACCCTGCGACGGCCAGACACCAGTTCCAGACGATGTTCTCTGAAAATGGCATTGCAGCAGTGGTGCGTTTTGAATTGCGGCATCAGGCTGAGAGAGGCCTGTCTAACTTTAAGGAGACAGTTCTCCAGAGATCTGACCTGCGTTCCTGCGCAGGGGTGGAGCTACTAGACCCTGTCATTGCCCAGCTTCGAGCTCTGTGCCATCTGGAGCCTGACGGAGGCGCTCGGGAGCTGCGGGTCCGACTTGCAGACTGTCTGCTCTTGCATGGAGAGTTCAAAGAAGCACTGTCCATCAGCAGCCAGCTTGCCGCAGCCACCCCTTTGAACTACCAGAACACAATACAGGTACTGCGTGGCTTTTCCCGGCTCCTCTCTGAGGACCACCAAGGAGCTCTGGAGGATTTCCAGGCTGTGATTGAGCATAGTGCTCCTCATCCTCCGAGTTGTGTGCGTGCTCTGTGCGGGAGGGGCCTGTTGCGCATGATGGCTGGCTCACATTACCTCACTGCACTGGACTACATAACAGCGAGTCGACTCCAGCATCAGGACACGGCACTGACCATCAGGTGCCTGGTGCCGTGGAACTACCGTGGCCTGCTGTGCACTGTGTTGCTTGAGCAAGGAAGGGAAATGCTGGAAGAGTTTGCAGGGCAGAGAAATATTTCAGGTGCTAATGCAGTCAAGGAGCATCAAATCAACAACCAGCTGCCAGCTGCCAAACAGATGAAAGACCATCAGTCCATGATGACAGCAGAGGGCTACACTATCAACAAAGAAGG AATGGCAGTAGGTGTACATGCGCTTGCCGTTCTCTTGATGGAGTTGCAGCAGGATGAAGACTCGCCCCAGATCCTTGCGGCAGATGCCCTGTACCAGCTGAACCGTGTTGAGGAGGCATATCGTATTCTCCTCTGCATGGAGCGCACATCTTCCCGCTCACCTGTCCTTGCCCGACTCGCTCTGCTCCAGCTGCACCGGGGCTTCCTGTATGATGCCAACCAG TTACTGAAGAAGCTTATCCATTGTGGGGACACTAGCTGCTTAAGCTCTCTGCTCTCTGTGGCAGCTCTAAAGGACAGAGCACTCCTAGAGAAACACTGTCACAATGCGTCAAAACGCATTCTGCATAGCCAGCAAGAGGAAAGTGCCATCAGGGAGGCTGTGGCCTATCTCTCTATTGCCATTATGGCTTCAG GTGGTGAAGCAACGGACTCCTTATTGGAGAGAGCTAGATGTTACATTTTACTGGGCCAAAGGAAGACTGCCATTTTTGACTTCACTGCTATCCTTAAGGAGCACAGAAATCATGTGCAAGCTCTGTGTGGGAGAGGGTTCACTTATCTAATGTTGAACCAGCAGAAG GAAGCCACACAAGATATCCTGGCAGCTCTTCAGGTTGATGCAGAAGAGGTAACTCTGAGTATTCAGTCCTTAAAAGACAAGGCACGGAAGCTAATCTGCGAATGGCTACAACAGCACTGTCGTGCCAGACTTTCCACCATTCTATCTACAAACTCAATACCCTGCCAGCAGGATTGTCTTAAAGAAGCCTTTCTGATTAGTGGAGTGCTGATGAAAACTGACTACAGAGATCCAAGGTGGCACCTCCTCTACATAGATAGCCTGCTTGCCCGAG GGGACTTGAAGGCAGCAGGTACGCACCTCCTGCAGGTCTTTGGTCAGGAGCCTCGTGACGCAGCAGCCCAGGCCAGGTGGGGAGTGGTGGAGAGCTGGAAAAAGAACTACAGATCAGCAGTGAAGTGTTTGAGTGTGGTGTCTGAGAAAGATCCCTCAGTGCTAGACTTCCTCCTGACTCTCATTCAGCCCCAGCAAAAGACACGCCTGTCACAG GCAGCGTCGCAGGAGGCGAGCAGAGTCTCAGAGAGTGGCCAGTGGGAGCGTGCAGTGGCTCTGCTGACTGTGGCTGTGCAAGCGCTAGATGGTACAAAGCTCCAGCACCTGCGTCAGCGGGCAGCATGCCTAGCACAGCTGGGTCTCAATGAAAAGGCAGTGTCAGATCTGGATAGGGTCATCCTTTCCCACAGCCAGGACAGCAGTGAGGAGGCCAAAGTTAAGGCGGAGGATCTGTGCAGACGGGGCCGGAGTCTCCTGTCATGCTCCCGGGACGAGGTGGCTCTAAATGACTTTTGTCAGGCTTTGGAGCTACACACAGAGCAGGCACTACTGTGTGTGGAGGCTGGACCAGGAAGGCATCGCCTTGCTGAGCTCTTTCTACGCTTTGCACTGCAGAATTATGGAGAGCAGCAGTTGGACAAGGCCTGGCGCCTCACAGAGAGTGGCCTGAGGGTAGACAGCAGCCATGCTGAGCTGCGCCGTCTCAAAGCCAGAATTAAACGAGAAGTCTCTGGAACATGTATCgtacactaa
- the si:ch211-112c15.8 gene encoding tumor necrosis factor receptor superfamily member 1A — protein MSPVFMIFALIAASLCHSGDCSDKCSEPLPDNQMLTTTQCLAGYYKKGNCPISNTFLCEKCGKEKYTALNNTLRDCLPCNVCRTDEIAKSECTNQKNRECVCKDGLYRIHVVSSHTKCENCTRCKNCSTCPECKGNCEVGTCGHGQFLDQKGKCQSCANHNCSDKSCKSFCNRVPAPTTTWILVLVITLSILVLLGLFVLFRFICEACRSRQLFCWAHIKNVNERNAGDNGVLLNLPNLPDQLEDQLNIHLPLNMIPGSAVKDPGTRDKQRHLDSDWTGQIKAPLIINGDLKELTRHEPEQEMWPAPVLYTIIRQVPVRRWKEFLRLLSLSDDQMERVELEARGSYLELQYQMLRLWSQMNGACLENIYSTLQYMDLSGCAEDLQEKLQQLQS, from the exons ATGTCGCCAGTGTTTATG ATATTTGCTCTGATTGCCGCCTCTCTGTGCCACAGTGGAGACTGTTCAGATAAATGTTCAGAGCCTTTGCCTGATAATCAGATGCTTACCACAACTCAGTGTTTGGCAG GCTAttacaaaaaaggaaactgCCCAATTTCAAATACGTTTCTCTGTGAGAAATGTGGAAAAGAGAAATACACAGCACTTAACAACACTCTGCGTGATTGCCTTCCTTGCAATGTCTGTCGTACTG ATGAGATTGCTAAGAGTGAGTGTACAAATCAAAAGAACCGGGAGTGCGTCTGCAAAGATGGGCTTTACCGGATTCATGTGGTTTCATCTCACACGAAATGTGAAAACTGTACGAGATGCAAAAACTGTAGCACAT GCCCTGAATGTAAAGGTAATTGTGAAGTGGGGACTTGTGGGCATGGCCAATTCTTGGATCAAAAAGGGAAATGCCAATCATGTGCCAA TCACAATTGCTCGGATAAGTCCTGTAAATCCTTTTGTAACCGag TGCCAGCACCTACCACAACATGGATTTTGGTACTTGTGATCACCCTGTCCATACTGGTACTGCTcggactttttgttcttttccgCTTCATTTGTGAAGCCTGTAGGAGTAGACAACTTTTCTGCTGGGCTCATATAAAGAACGTGAATGAAAGAAACGCTGGTGATAATGGAGTTCTACTAAACTTGCCGAATTTACCTG ATCAGCTTGAGGACCAGCTGAATATTCATTTGCCATTG aacatGATCCCTGGAAGCGCAGTGAAAGATCCAGGGACCAGAGACAAACAAAGGCATCTGGACTCGGACTGGACTGGACAAATCAAAGCTCCCCTTATTATAAATGGGGATTTAAAAG AGTTGACCAGGCATGAGCCGGAGCAGGAGATGTGGCCCGCCCCGGTGCTCTACACCATCATCAGACAGGTTCCTGTGCGGCGCTGGAAGGAGTTCTTAAGGTTGCTTTCCTTATCTGACGATCAAATGGAGAGAGTGGAGCTGGAGGCAAGAGGCTCCTATCTGGAGCTGCAGTATCAGATGCTGCGTCTCTGGAGCCAGATGAATGGCGCTTGCCTGGAGAACATCTACTCTACACTACAATATATGGACCTGTCAGGGTGTGCAGAGGATCTGCAGGAGAAGCTGCAGCAGTTGCAGTCCTAG